TGACACCTGCCGGCGGCTGAACTTTTCAACCCCGGGCAAGCCGCCCGAGCGTCGACCTGACGATCACCCTGTGAAACGGCGTGATCACGGCGATATAGAGCCATCCGAAGGCATTGTGACGTTTCACCAGTGTCGTCACCGCAACCTTGTTGCCAGCTTCCCCTTTCGGCTCCACATCGACCACGATCCGGAAATCGAGATGGCTGTCGTTGAAGCCGAGCACGACCTGACCATCGCGCTGGGAGACAACGGGGAAACCGGCGACCGAAGTGGTCTCGGCAACCCCGAGATCGGCCGCCTTCAACCCGAACAGCGAGACGATGTGATTGCGCAGCACCATAAGCACCCGGATCCAGCCGGGAGGCCGTCCGAGCATCCGTTTTGCGATCTCCAGTGCCGTACCCTGGGAGCCGACGCTGGAGATTGCATATCGGTCAGCCCAGTCCGCACCCGGCAACGCCGGATGCGGCAGACTGACAGGTTCCGGCACGATACTCACGGTAGCCACGTCCTCAAGCTGATGCGGTCGAAGCGACCGTTGTTTCAGCCTTTGGTCATACGCTGGGCAACTGACGTTTTCCAATAAAACTGATGCACCAGCACTGCGGCAATGTGCACCACGATCAACAGCCACATCAGGAGCTTGAACGGCCCACCATGCAGCGAACCGGCGCCTTCGGCCCCGAAGTAATAGGCTGCGGCACCACTGATCGGCAGAAGGAAGAACAACAGATAGAACGTCCAGTGCGCCGCCTTGGAAGCGAGACGAAGGACCGGCGGCTCTTCGGCCGGCGCTTCTGGCGCACCATGCGTCAGGCGCAGGATGAGGCGGATCACCGCAAGACAGAGTACCGCGATGCCGACATAGGCATGCACATTGGCCGACGCGATGTCATCGGGCGTGATGGTTTCACCACGGCGCACCAGCCGGTTCCAGTGCTCCATGCCATCGGCGAAAAGCAGGTTGAAAAGGATCAGAGCCGCCATAAGCCAGTGAATGAGCTTTTGCGGCAGAGAATATCCGAGTACAGGGGTCGTCGTCATGGCGCTTGCCTTTTGTCAAAACACGGAAAAGCATTACGAACCATGATAAAAGCCGCGACCTGTTAGACAAGTCGCGGCTTCAATTCTTACGAAAATATAATACTTTACCGGACTTGTCCTGTTGCCCGGAAAGTTCTCTTACATATGGATCGGCTTGAAGAAAGCGGCGAGCGCTGCTTCCTTGACGGCTTCCGACATGGTCGGGTGCGCATGGCAGGTGCGGCCGAGGTCTTCGGCAGAACCGCCGAATTCCATCAGCACTGCAATCTCGTGGATCATCTCGCCGGCGCCGAAGCCGACGATGTGACCTCCGAGAACGCGATCTGTTTCCTTGTCCGAGAGGATCTTGACGAAACCATCGGTCGCCAGCATGGCGCGGGCTCGGCCATTGGCGGTGAAGGGGAACTTGCCGACCTTGTAGGCGACGCCAGCGGCCTTGAGTTCTTCCTCGGTCTTGCCGACGGACGCGACTTCCGGCTGGGTGTAGACGACACCCGGGATGACGTCATAGTTCACATGGCCGTGCTGGCCGGAGAGGATCTCGGCAAGCGCCACGCCTTCGTCCTCGGCCTTGTGAGCGAGCATCGGGCCACGCACGACGTCGCCGATCGCATAGATGCCGGCGACATTGGTGCGGAAGTGGCCGTCGATCTCGACGCGACCGCGGTTGTCGAGCACCACGCCTGCGGCTTCGAGGCCGAGGCCTGCCGTGTAGGGCTTGCGGCCGGTGGCAACGAGGACGACATCGGCTTCCAGAACCTGCGCCTCACCGCCCTTGACCGGCTCGAACGTGACCTTGGCGCCCTTGCCGGACTTTTCGACACCGGTGACCTTGGCGCCGAGGTTGAATTCGATGCCCTGCTTGGCCAGCATGCGCTGGAACTGCTTGGAAACTTCGCCGTCCATGCCGCCGAGGATGTTGTCGAGATATTCGACGACGGTGACCTTGGCGCCGAGGCGCGACCAGACCGAGCCGAGTTCGAGGCCGATGACGCCGCCGCCGACGACAACCAGCTTGCCCGGAACCTTGTCGAGCGCGATACCGCCGGTGGAGGATACGATCACCTTCTCGTCGATTTCGACGGCAACGCCCGGAATACCGGCAACGTCGGAACCGGTGGCGACGACGATGTTCTTCGTCTCGAGAACCTGTTCCTCGCCCTTGTCATTGGTGACGGAAACCTTGCCGGCCGAAACGACCTTGCCGGTGCCCTGGAAACCATCGATCTTGTTCTTCTTGAACAGGAAGGAAACGCCTTCGACGTTCGCCTTCACGACGCTGTCCTTGTGGGCCATCATCTTGCCGAGGTTCAGCTTCGGAGCGGCAACCTCGACGCCGAGGGCATCCATGCCATGGGCGACATGGTTGAACATTTCGGATGCGTGCAGCAGGGCCTTGGACGGAATACAGCCGACATTGAGGCAGGTGCCGCCATAGGTCGCCCGCTTTTCGACGACGGCGACCTTCAGGCCGAGCTGGGCTGCCTTGACTGCACAAACGTAACCGCCGGGGCCGCTACCGATCACCACTACATCATAAGCCATTTTCGTCGTTCCTCTGTGTGTTCCTTAGCCGCCGTTCCGTTATCCGCTTACGGCGCGCATTCCTTGAATGTAAATCCGTCCCACGGCATGGCCTCGACCTTGTCGCCAACGGCGGACATCTTGAAAGCCGCTCCGAACCCGGGAAGGAGCAACGTCTTCGGTGCCTCCGTACCCTCCGGCGGCAGAAGGTCGACATTGCCCTGCCCGTCCACGGCATAGACGATGCCCTGCCAGACGGTGCAGGCAGCGAGATCCGCGCCGGTCACGTCGCCCTCCGGGCAATTGTTCATCGCCATGCCCACCGGCCGGGCGATTCCCCCGTCATACATCACATGCCCGTTGAGCGTGAGGCCGGCCTTTTCGGCCCGAACCTCGAACTTGTGGGAGACCGGCGTGTTCTCGCCGCTCCCCGGCGTAAAACGCAGTTCAAGGCCCGTTTCGCCCTCTGCATAGACGGCGTGCTCGACGCGGCAATCATCCGCCATCGCCGGGGCGGACAGCCCCAGCGCGGCAAGTGAGAGCGACGCGACGAGCGACCGCTTCATCTCAGTTCGCCCTCGTCGCCGCGAGCTTCAGGCCGAAGGCGATGAACACCATGCCGGAAGCGCGGTTGATCCACTTGCTGGCGCGGGAGAAGGCCGCCCGCATACGCGGCGTCGTCATGAAGAACGACACGCCGACGAACCATGCGATAAGGCAGGTCGCCATCACCAGACCGTAGCCGAACTTCACCGTGCCGGGCGTGGATGCGGCGACCAAGGCCGAGAAGATCGACAGGAAGAAGAGAACGGGCTTCGGGTTCAGCGCATTGGCGAGAAAGCCAAGGCCGAAGGCGCGCAATGCGCTCTGCCGGGCAGGCTCGGCGCCATCGGCAACCGGATCGAGATCGGTCTTGCCGGCCCGCAGCGCCATCACACCCATATAGATGAGGTAGGCGGCACCCGCCCACTTGATGATGCTGAACAGGAGAAGCGACTTCGAGATGATCAGCCCGAGGCCGAGAATGGTGTAGGTGACATGGAACATCAGCGACGTGCCGATGCCGAAACTCGTCAGGATCGCCTCGCGCCGTCCGTGCACCATGGCCTGGCGCATGACCATCGCCGTATCAGCGCCGGGGGAAACGATGGCGAAGGAGAATACCGCCATCAGCGAAGCGAGTTCCAGAAGATAGGCGTGCATGATGCCTCCATGCCGGTAACGCTGCTCGTGCGGATGCGCTCACCGGAAAACAGGATCGGCGGGAGACCGAAACCCGGTCTCCCGCCAGAATGATCAGAGATCGAGAACCAGTCGTTCCGGATCTTCCAGGCTTTCCTTGACGCGGACGAGGAAGGTCACGGCTTCCTTGCCATCGACGATGCGGTGGTCGTAGGACAGAGCCAGATACATCATCGGACGGATCACGATTTGGCCGCCGATGGCGACCGGACGCTCCTGGATCTTGTGCATGCCGAGAATGCCCGACTGCGGTGCGTTCAGGATCGGCGAAGACATCAGCGAACCGTAGACGCCACCATTGGTGATGGTGAAGGTGCCGCCCTGCATGTCGGCCATCGACAGCGCGCCATCGCGTGCAGCCTTGGCGAGACGGCCGAGTTCCTTCTCGACGCCTGCGATAGAACGCTCATCGGCATCGCGGATGACCGGAACGACAAGACCCTTGTCGGTACCGACCGCCATGCCGATGTGGCAGAAGTTCTTGTAGATGATGTCGGTGCCGTCGATTTCGGCGTTGATCGAGGGGATTTCCTTCAGCGCGTGGGTAACGGCCTTGGTGAAGAAGCCCATGAAGCCGAGCTTCACGCCGTGCTTCTTCTCGAAGATGTCCTTGTAGCGGTTGCGCAGGTCCATCACGGCCGACATGTCCACCTCGTTATAGGTGGTCAGCATGGCGGCGGTGTTCTGGGCGTCCTTGAGGCGCTTTGCGATGGTCTGGCGCAGACGGGTCATCTTGACGCGTTCTTCGCGAACGGCGTCATCGGCGCTCGATGCCGGACGGGGAGCAGCAGCCGGAGCCGGAGCGGCGGCAACGGTAGCACCCTTGGCGATGGCAGCGATCACGTCGCCCTTGAGAACCTGGCCACGCTTGCCGGAACCATCGACCTGATCGGCCGAGAGGTTGTTTTCCGCAAGCATCTTGGCGGCAGCCGGAGCAGCCGGCATGGCCGAGGCGGCCGGAACAGCGGCGGCGACCGCGGGTGCAGCAGCCGGGGCCGGGGCAGCGGCCGGAGCGGCTGCAGGTGCCGAAGCGGCAGCAGCAGCGCCCTCAGCGATCTGGCCGAGCAGCGCGCCGAGACCGACGGTTTCGCCATTGGCGGCAACGATCTCGGTCAGCACGCCGGAAGCCGGAGCAGGTACTTCGACGGTCACCTTGTCGGTTTCGAGTTCGACGAGCGGCTCGTCGGCCTTGACGGTGTCGCCGACCTTCTTGAACCAGGTGCCGACCGTCGCTTCGCTGACGGATTCACCCAGGGTGGGGACGCGGATTTCTGTGGCCATGATGTCAATTCCGTTGATCAGAGAACGTTTCTGTCGATTGGGGTCGTTGCGACCGGGAGGCTATCAGCCCCCCAGCGCATCCTCGAGGAAGGCCTCGAGCTGGGCGAGATGCTTCGACATCAGGCCGGTTGCGGGCGATGCCGCGGCCGGACGGCCGGTGTAGCGAACCCGCTGGTACTTGGCGTCGATGTGAGCCAGAACCCACTCGAGATAGGGATCGATGAACGACCACGCCCCCATGTTCTTCGGCTCTTCCTGGCACCAGACCATCTCCGCATTGCGGAAACGGCTGAGCTCGTTGATCAGCGCCTTGGCCGGGAACGGATAGAGCTGTTCGACGCGCAGCAGGTAGATGTCGTCGATGCCGCGCTTTTCGCGCTCTTCCAGAAGATCGTAGTAGACCTTACCGGTGCACATGACGACGCGGCGGATCTTGTTGTCCTTCTGCAGCTTGATCGGGCCGTCCTTGATGACCTCCGCATCGTCCCACAGCAGGCGGTGGAACGAGCTTTCGCCGGCCATGTCGGAGAGGCTGGAAACAGCCCGCTTGTGGCGCAACAGGGACTTCGGCGTCATCAGGATGAGCGGCTTGCGGAAGTCGCGCTTCACCTGCCGGCGCAGGATGTGGAAGTAGTTTGCCGGCGTCGTGACGTTGGCGACCTGCATGTTGTCTTCGGCGCACATCTGCAGCCAGCGCTCCAGACGGGCGGACGAGTGTTCCGGACCCTGACCTTCATAACCGTGCGGCAGAAGGCAGACGAGACCGGACATGCGCAGCCACTTGCGTTCGCCCGACGAGATGAACTGGTCGAAGACCACCTGAGCACCGTTGGCGAAGTCGCCGAACTGGGCTTCCCACAGCGTCAGCGCATTCGGACGGGCCAGCGAGTAGCCGTATTCGAAGCCGAGAACGGCCTCTTCCGAAAGCATCGAGTTGATGACTTCGTAACGAGCCTGGTTCGCGGCGAGGTTGGCGAGCGGGATGTAGCGCTCTTCGGTCTCCTGATCGTAGAGAACCGAATGGCGCTGCGAGAAGGTGCCGCGTTCGCAATCCTGGCCCGACAGGCGGATCTTGTGCCCCTCGACGGCCAGCGAACCGAAGGCAAGCGCCTCGCCCATGGCCCAGTCGAGGCCCTCGCCGGTTTCCACCATCTGGGCGCGATTGTCCATGAAACGCTGGATCGTGCGGTGCGCCTTGAAGCCTTCCGGAATGGTCGACAGCTTACGGCCGATTTCCTTCAGCGACTTCATCGGCACGGCGGTCTTGCCGCGACGCTGTTCGTCGGCGTTGTCGGCAGCGCGAAGGCCCGACCATACGCCGTCCAGCCAGTCGGCCTTGTTCGGCTTGTAGGACTGGCCGGCCTCGAACTCCTGCTCGAGGTGGGCGCGCCAGTCGGCCTTCATCTTCTCGAATTCGCCGTCGGTGATCAGACCCTCGGCGATCAGGCGGTCAGCATAGAGCTGAACGACCGTCTTGTGGGCGCGGATCGCCTTGTACATCTTCGGCTGGGTGAACGCGGGCTCATCGCCTTCGTTATGGCCGAAGCGGCGGTAGCAGAACATGTCGATGACGACCGGCTTGTGGAACTTCATCCGGTATTCGGTCGCGATCTTGGCGGCATAGACGACCGCTTCCGGATCGTCACCGTTGACGTGGAAGATCGGCGCTTCGATCATCTTGGCGACGTCGGACGGATAGGGCGACGAACGCGAGAAGGCCGGATTGGTCGTAAAGCCGATCTGGTTGTTGATGATGAAGTGCATCGTGCCGGCGACGCGGTGGCCGCGCAGACCGGAAAGGCCGAGAATTTCGGCAACGACGCCCTGGCCGGCAAAGGCAGCATCGCCGTGCAGAAGCAGCGGCAGCACCTTGGCGCGTTCGCGCAGCGGAATGATGTCACCGTCCCAGACCTTGGCGAGCTGGTCCTGCTTGGCGCGGGCCTTGCCCATGACGACCGGGTTGACGATTTCCAGGTGCGACGGGTTGGCGGTCAGCGACAGGTGAACCTTGTTGCCGTCGAACTCGCGGTCGGAGGAAGCGCCGAGATGGTACTTCACGTCGCCCGAACCTTCAACTTCGTCAGGCTTGAACGAACCGCCCTTGAACTCGTGGAACACCGCGCGATGCGGCTTCGCCATGACGTTGGTCAGAACGTTCAGTCGACCACGGTGGGCCATGCCGAAGACGATTTCCTCGAGGCCCTCCTGGCCACCGCGCTTGATGATCTGTTCGAGCGCCGGGATCAGGGATTCGCCGCCGTCGAGACCGAAGCGCTTGGTGCCCTTGTACTTGACGTCGATGAACTGTTCGAAGCCTTCTGCCTCGATCAGCTTGGAAAGGATGGCCTTCTTGCCGTTCGGGGTGAAGTCGACACCCTTGTCCGGACCTTCGATACGCTCCTGGATCCAGTGCTTTTCATCCGGATTGGACATGTGCATGAACTCGACGCCGATGGTCGAGCAATAGGTCCGCTTCAGGATATCGAGCATTTCCGGGATGGTCGCGTATTCGAGACCAAGCACGTTGTCGATGAAGATCTTGCGGCTGAAATCGGCTTCCGAGAAGCCGTAGGCGACCGGCGAAAGCTCGTTGTAGTCCTCAACCGGAGCGGCCAGACCGAGAGGATCGAGATTGGCGTGCAGGTGGCCGCGCATGCGATAGGCGCGGATCATCATGATGGCCCGGACGGAATCGCGGGTCGCCTGCAGCACTTCGGCCTCGCTGGCCGGCTTGCCGGTTGCAACCGCGGTTGCTTCGGCCTTGGCCTTGACCTTGGTCTCGATGACCTTTTCGATCACGCCCCAGTTACCGTCGAGCGCCGACACCAGTTCGCCCTGCGCCGGGATCGGCCAGTTCTTGCGCTGCCAGGAGGCGCCCGCGGCAGCCTTTTTCACGTCGGCCGGGTTATCGGCCAGCGCCTTGAAGAAGGCCTGCCATTCGGCCGAAACCGAGAAGGGGTCATCCTCATAGCGCGCATAGAGCTGCTCGATATAGGCAGCATTCGATCCGTCGAGGAAGGACGTGATCAGAAATTGCTCGTTGGCTTCTTGCCTACCCATTGTGTTCTGCGAACGTCTCCGTTCGCCTCCCGACTTTAAGATGATGGC
The window above is part of the Rhizobium sp. ACO-34A genome. Proteins encoded here:
- a CDS encoding cytochrome B codes for the protein MTTTPVLGYSLPQKLIHWLMAALILFNLLFADGMEHWNRLVRRGETITPDDIASANVHAYVGIAVLCLAVIRLILRLTHGAPEAPAEEPPVLRLASKAAHWTFYLLFFLLPISGAAAYYFGAEGAGSLHGGPFKLLMWLLIVVHIAAVLVHQFYWKTSVAQRMTKG
- a CDS encoding dihydrolipoyl dehydrogenase translates to MAYDVVVIGSGPGGYVCAVKAAQLGLKVAVVEKRATYGGTCLNVGCIPSKALLHASEMFNHVAHGMDALGVEVAAPKLNLGKMMAHKDSVVKANVEGVSFLFKKNKIDGFQGTGKVVSAGKVSVTNDKGEEQVLETKNIVVATGSDVAGIPGVAVEIDEKVIVSSTGGIALDKVPGKLVVVGGGVIGLELGSVWSRLGAKVTVVEYLDNILGGMDGEVSKQFQRMLAKQGIEFNLGAKVTGVEKSGKGAKVTFEPVKGGEAQVLEADVVLVATGRKPYTAGLGLEAAGVVLDNRGRVEIDGHFRTNVAGIYAIGDVVRGPMLAHKAEDEGVALAEILSGQHGHVNYDVIPGVVYTQPEVASVGKTEEELKAAGVAYKVGKFPFTANGRARAMLATDGFVKILSDKETDRVLGGHIVGFGAGEMIHEIAVLMEFGGSAEDLGRTCHAHPTMSEAVKEAALAAFFKPIHM
- a CDS encoding lysine transporter LysE, translated to MHAYLLELASLMAVFSFAIVSPGADTAMVMRQAMVHGRREAILTSFGIGTSLMFHVTYTILGLGLIISKSLLLFSIIKWAGAAYLIYMGVMALRAGKTDLDPVADGAEPARQSALRAFGLGFLANALNPKPVLFFLSIFSALVAASTPGTVKFGYGLVMATCLIAWFVGVSFFMTTPRMRAAFSRASKWINRASGMVFIAFGLKLAATRAN
- a CDS encoding dihydrolipoamide succinyltransferase — encoded protein: MATEIRVPTLGESVSEATVGTWFKKVGDTVKADEPLVELETDKVTVEVPAPASGVLTEIVAANGETVGLGALLGQIAEGAAAAASAPAAAPAAAPAPAAAPAVAAAVPAASAMPAAPAAAKMLAENNLSADQVDGSGKRGQVLKGDVIAAIAKGATVAAAPAPAAAPRPASSADDAVREERVKMTRLRQTIAKRLKDAQNTAAMLTTYNEVDMSAVMDLRNRYKDIFEKKHGVKLGFMGFFTKAVTHALKEIPSINAEIDGTDIIYKNFCHIGMAVGTDKGLVVPVIRDADERSIAGVEKELGRLAKAARDGALSMADMQGGTFTITNGGVYGSLMSSPILNAPQSGILGMHKIQERPVAIGGQIVIRPMMYLALSYDHRIVDGKEAVTFLVRVKESLEDPERLVLDL
- a CDS encoding 2-oxoglutarate dehydrogenase E1 component, producing the protein MGRQEANEQFLITSFLDGSNAAYIEQLYARYEDDPFSVSAEWQAFFKALADNPADVKKAAAGASWQRKNWPIPAQGELVSALDGNWGVIEKVIETKVKAKAEATAVATGKPASEAEVLQATRDSVRAIMMIRAYRMRGHLHANLDPLGLAAPVEDYNELSPVAYGFSEADFSRKIFIDNVLGLEYATIPEMLDILKRTYCSTIGVEFMHMSNPDEKHWIQERIEGPDKGVDFTPNGKKAILSKLIEAEGFEQFIDVKYKGTKRFGLDGGESLIPALEQIIKRGGQEGLEEIVFGMAHRGRLNVLTNVMAKPHRAVFHEFKGGSFKPDEVEGSGDVKYHLGASSDREFDGNKVHLSLTANPSHLEIVNPVVMGKARAKQDQLAKVWDGDIIPLRERAKVLPLLLHGDAAFAGQGVVAEILGLSGLRGHRVAGTMHFIINNQIGFTTNPAFSRSSPYPSDVAKMIEAPIFHVNGDDPEAVVYAAKIATEYRMKFHKPVVIDMFCYRRFGHNEGDEPAFTQPKMYKAIRAHKTVVQLYADRLIAEGLITDGEFEKMKADWRAHLEQEFEAGQSYKPNKADWLDGVWSGLRAADNADEQRRGKTAVPMKSLKEIGRKLSTIPEGFKAHRTIQRFMDNRAQMVETGEGLDWAMGEALAFGSLAVEGHKIRLSGQDCERGTFSQRHSVLYDQETEERYIPLANLAANQARYEVINSMLSEEAVLGFEYGYSLARPNALTLWEAQFGDFANGAQVVFDQFISSGERKWLRMSGLVCLLPHGYEGQGPEHSSARLERWLQMCAEDNMQVANVTTPANYFHILRRQVKRDFRKPLILMTPKSLLRHKRAVSSLSDMAGESSFHRLLWDDAEVIKDGPIKLQKDNKIRRVVMCTGKVYYDLLEEREKRGIDDIYLLRVEQLYPFPAKALINELSRFRNAEMVWCQEEPKNMGAWSFIDPYLEWVLAHIDAKYQRVRYTGRPAAASPATGLMSKHLAQLEAFLEDALGG